In Limnohabitans sp. TEGF004, the genomic window CGTGTCGCGGTTGAGCGTGCATCCTTGTTCGTCACCGATTTGGTTGAGCGGGAAGATCACCTCAGATGCAAACTTACCGCCCTCTTCCAATACCGCCGTAATCGTATCGGCATCCATGTCGGCATGTTTGGGCATTTGCTTCAAATCATCCGTGACGTGCAGCACTTCGTGCAGCACAAATTGCATATCGCGCAGAGGTGGGGTGTAGCTGGGCATGGTTTTGTCTCCTTACTTTTTGGATGGGCTAGTGCGCTTGGCGCTTGTTTGACTGACGGATGTGGCATTGCTTGCACCGTAACGCTGCAAGATGTTTTCAAAACCTTTGAGGGTGCGTGCCAACGATTTGGACGAACGTAAAAATCGGGCTTCGTATTGCAGCGCCAAGATGAGGCCGTGCAGTTCGAACACCATTTGCTCTGCATCCATATCAGCGGCCAAGTGGCCCTCTTCGCGCGCTTGCATCACCGTGCGGTGCACCGCAGCGAGCCAAGTTTTGACCGAGCTGGCCAGAGCGTCGCGCACAGGGCCGGGACGATCATCAAACTCTGCCGCGCCACTGATGTAGAGGCAACCCGAGTCAATCTCGGCCGATGTGCGCTTGGTCCAGTTGGCAAACAACTGGCGCAAACGTGGTAAGCCGCGCTCGACTTGCAAGATGGGCAAAAACACTTCAGCTTCAAAGCGCAAGTGGTATTCACGCACCACCGAAATTTGCAACTCTTCACGCGAGCCAAAGTGGGCAAACACGCCCGACTTGCTCATGCGCGCCACCTCGGCTAACGCGCCAATGCTCAAACCTTCAAGGCCGATTTGCGTCGCCAAACCCAAAGCCGCGTCGACAATGGCAGCTTTGGTTTGCTGGCCTTTTTGCAACGCCTTGCTTTCGCTGGCTGCAGTTTTTCGTGTGGCGTTCATGCGGAACTTTTGAATGAAACTCTAGAAAAGAACGATCGTGCTATTTTGCACGATTTTTGAATCCTTAAACTAAGCCCCTATGCAAGCCACCCGAATTCTCGCCATCCGCCACGGGGAAACCCTGTGGAATGTTGACACCCGCATTCAAGGCCACCTCAACATTGACCTGAACGAAACAGGTCGCTGGCAAGCCGAGCGCGTGGGCCATGCCTTGGCAGAAGAACCTATTCATGCCATTTACAGCAGCGACTTGCGCCGTGCATTTGAAACAGCGCAAGCCATTGCAAATGCCCCCGCCCGACTGGCTGCACGCACCCACACACCTGCGCAAGTGACACCGCATTTGCAATTGCGCGAGCGCCACTTTGGCCATTTGCAAGGCAAAACATGGGCCGAAATCGAGACCCAACACGCAGAAGAATGCAAACTTTGGCGTGGACGTGACCCACATTGGGCGCCGTCGGGCGGCGAGTCTCTGACGGTCTTGCGCGAGCGAATTAGCCACTGCGTGAATGAACTGGCAAGTCAACACCTTGGCGAACAAATTGTGTTGGTCGCGCACGGCGGCGTAATGGATGCGTTGTATCGCTTGGCCACCAACCAATCGGTAGAAGCGCCACGCACATGGCACTTAGGCAATGCGGCCATCAACCGATTGCTATGGACGCCTCAGGGCTTGAGCCTGGTGGGCTGGGGTGATGTGTCGCACTTTGATGAAGCACATGGCGCGCCTCGCGACGAAACCACCACTTAATCTGTGGTGACGTCGCCAATCGCCTTGGGCGGCGTGACACCCAAGTGGCGGTACGCCGCCAAAGTGGCCATGCGGCCACGTGGCGTGCGTTGCAAGAAACCTTGCTGAATCAAATACGGCTCAATCACGTCTTCAATCGTGTCGCGCTCTTCACCAATGCTGGCGGCAATGTTGTCGAGGCCCACGGGGCCGCCATCAAAGCGGTGAATCACCGCCTCCAACAATTTGCGGTCCATCAAGTCAAAGCCTTGCGGGTCCACGTCCAACATGGCCAATGCTTTTTTGGCGATGTCTTCGGTGATGCGGCCTGTGCCCTTCACATCTGCATAGTCGCGCACACGGCGCAGCAAGCGGTTGGCAATGCGTGGCGTGCCGCGTGAGCGACGCGCAATCTCAAAACCACCTTCCACATCCATCGGCGTGTCCAGCAAACCCGCGCTGCGCACCACGATGCGTTGCAGCTCTTCGGCGGTGTAAAACTCCAAGCGCGACACAATGCCAAAGCGGTCACGCAGGGGGTTGGTCAACATGCCCGCACGGGTGGTGGCCCCCACCAAAGTGAAAGGCTGCAAGTCGAGCTTGATGCTGCGGGCCGCTGGGCCTTCACCAATCATGATGTCGATTTGGTAGTCCTCTAGCGCGGGATACAAAATCTCTTCCACCACGGGCGACAAGCGGTGAATCTCGTCGATGAACAGCACATCGTTTTTCTCTAAGCCAGTCAGCAACGCGGCCAAGTCTTTGGGCTTCTCCAACACGGGGCCACTGGTAGAGCGCAGGTTCACACCCAGCTCTTGCGCAATGATGTGGCTCAGCGTCGTCTTGCCTAAACCGGGTGGACCAAACAGCAGCACATGGTCGAGCGCTTCGTTGCGCTTCTTGGCTGCGCCAATGAAAATCTCGAGCTGCTCACGCACCTTCATCTGGCCCACATACTCTTGCAGCAGTTTGGGGCGTAGCGCGCGCTCAATCGCTTCTTCGTTGGGCGATACAGGCGCAGCAGACACCATGCGCGAAGGCACGGGCGATGGGGCGAAATCGTCGGTTTGAATGCTCATGGTTTATTTGGCCAAAGATTTCAGCGCCAGCTTGATGCCGTCACTCACGCCCACATCGGCGGGCAATGCCTTGAGTGCGGCAGCGGCTTCTTTGTCGTTGTAGCCCAGCGCCAGCAAGGCTTGCAAGATGTCGCTTTGGTGGTCGGGCGTGGAAAACAAATGGGGGCCAAGGTCTGCGCCGAGCTTGCCTTTGAGTTCGAGCAACAAACGCTCTGCCGTTTTCTTGCCAATGCCCGGCACCTTGGTGAGACGACCTGCATCTTGGTCAGACACAGCACGCGCCAACTCGTCTGCACTCAAGCCACTCAAAATGCCAAGGGCCATGCGCGGACCCACGCCTGAGATTTTGATGAGCAAGCGAAACGTGGCGCGTTCAGACACCGTGCCAAAGCCAAACAAAATTTGTGCATCTTCGCGCACCACGAAGTGTGTGAGCAAGGACACTTTTTCGCCATTGGCGGGCAGGTTGTAAAACGTGCTCATGGGCACATCGACTTCGTAGCCCACGCCATTGCAGTCCACCAAAACTTGCGGTGGATTTTTCTCGCTGAGGATGCCTGTTAACTTGCCTATCATTGGGGTACCTTTTGAGAGATTATCGACTTGATTCTTCGCCACACCTTCACCCCGCATAACAACACCCGTCTGTCGCATTTGTGCGGCCCCACCGACGAACACTTGCGCACCATCGAACTCGCGCTAGACGTGAAGATCGCCCACCGTCACGAGCAGTTCAAAGTGGACGGCCACAAAGCCAAAGCCACCCGCGCCATGGAAGTGCTGCAAGCCTTGTACGAGCGCGCGGCCAAAGCGATCCCCCCCGAACAAGTGCAACTCATGCTGGCGGGTGACAGCGCGATGGAAGAGGAAGACATTCCCACACTTCAAACCCGCCGCACGGACTTGCGTCCACGCACGCCCACACAAGCCGCCTACCTTGACAACATTGCAGCGCACGACATCAGCTTTGGCATTGGCCCTGCGGGCACTGGCAAAACCTATCTGGCCGTGGCCTGTGCTGTGGATGCGCTAGAGCGCAGCGCGGTGCAACGCATTGTGTTGACGCGTCCCGCTGTCGAGGCAGGCGAAAAACTCGGGTTCTTGCCCGGTGACTTGGGCCAAAAAGTCGATCCGTATTTGCGCCCCCTGTACGACGCCTTGTATGACCTGATGGGTTACGACCGCGTGCAAAAAGCGTTTGAACGCAATGCCATTGAAATTGCGCCCCTCGCCTTCATGCGTGGCCGCACGCTCAACAACGCCTTTGTCATCTTGGACGAAGCGCAAAACACCACGCCCGAACAAATGAAGATGTTCCTCACCCGCATTGGCTTTGGCGCCAAAGCGGTGGTCACGGGTGACGTGAGCCAGATTGACTTGCCCAAGGGCCAGCTCAGTGGTTTGATTGATGCCGAGCGCGTGTTGAAACGCGTCAAAGGTATCTCGGTCACCCGATTCACCAGCGCCGATGTGGTGCGCCACCCACTCGTGGCCCGCATCGTTGACGCTTATGACGCACAACGCACAGCCACCACCGGCGCCCCTTCACGGAAACAATCTTAAAAATATGGCACTGCCCACCTTAGACCTGACCCTGCAATTTGGCGACGTGCCCTACGCCGCGCGCCACCGCGCTGCATTACCTCGCGCGTTTGTGAACCGCTGTATTCGCAGCGCCTTGGCCCATGACGCCGAAATGACGGTGCGCATCGTCGACGCTGAAGAAGGCCAAGCACTCAACAGCAGCTACCGCAAGAAAAACTACGCCACCAATGTGCTGACGTTTGATTACGCCCAAGCCCCAATGGTGATGGCCGACCTCGTGCTGTGTGCACCCGTGGTGGCAACTGAGGCCAAAGAGCAAGGCAAGTCACTGCAAGAGCACTACGCACATTTGCTGATTCATGGCGCGTTGCATGCCCAAGGCTATGACCACGAAACCTCTGAAAAAGATGCCATCGAGATGGAAACGTTAGAGATGTTCATCATGGCAAGCCTCGGCCTGCCCTGCCCTTACTGATACAGAGCTCAAGATTAACGACCCAAGGCGTCTTCCAACAAACGCACTTTTACCGTCTTGCCTTTGACGCGCCCCGCACTCAAACGCTTGACGGCTTCACGCGCAATGCTCCGCTCCACCGCCACGTAGGTGGAAAACTCGTTCACATTGATCTTGCCCACCTGCTCTTTGGTGAAGCCTGCATCACCCGTGAGTGCGCCCAACACATCACCGGCACGAATCTTCTCTTTGCGGCCGCCCACAATTTGCAGCGTTGCCATCGGCGGCTGCAAGATGCCGCCGGCGGCAGGCGTAAGGCTGTTAAGTGGCGCCCAGGTGGACTCGCGGTTTTGCAACTGTTCAATCTTGCCCACATTGCCCATCTCGTCCATGCTGGCAAGTGACAAGGCCAAGCCTTCGGCATCGCCGCGACCTGTGCGGCCAATGCGGTGAATGTGCACCTCGGGATCGGGCGTCACGTCCACGTTGATGACGGCTTCTAAATTGGCCACATCCAAGCCACGCGCCGCCACATCGGTAGCCACCAACACCGAGCAACTGCGGTTGGCAAACTGCACCAGCACTTGGTCGCGTTCGCGTTGCTCTAGCTCACCAAACAAGGCCAGGGCGCTGAAGCCTTGGGCTTGCAGCACGGTCACCAAATCGCGGCATTGCTGTTTGGTGTTGCAAAACGCCAGCGTGGATTCAGGGCGGAAGTGATTGAGCAGTTGCGACACCGCATGCAAGCGTTCGTTGTTGCTCACCTCGAAAAAAATCTGTTTGATTTTTTGCGCATCGTGTTGTGCCTGCACCTTCACGGTTTGCGGTTCGCGCATGAACTGGGAGGCGAGCTTGGCAATGCCTTCTGGATAAGTAGCCGAGAACAACAAAGTTTGGCGGTCTTTGGGGCACTGACGCGCCACCTTGGCGATGTCATCAAAGAAACCCATGTCCAACATGCGGTCGGCTTCGTCGAGCACCAACATCTTCAAGCCTTGCAAGCTGAGAGAGCCGCGCTCCAAATGGTCCATGATGCGGCCGGGCGTGCCCACCACCACATGCGCACCATGCTCTAGGCTCACGGTTTGGCCGCGTAACGCAACACCACCACACAGCGTGACCACTTTGATATTGCCCACCGCGCGGGCCAAGCGGCGAATTTCTTGCGTGACTTGGTCGGCTAATTCGCGCGTGGGGCAAAGAATCATGGCTTGCGCGTCAAACTGCGCAGGATCGAGTTTTTCAACCAAGGGAATGCCAAAGGCGGCTGTCTTTCCGCTGCCTGTGCTGGCTTGGGCAATCAAGTCGCGGCCCGCCAAGGTGAGGGGCAAGCTCGCGGCTTGAATGGGAGTCATCTGGGTGTAGCCCAGCTGCGTCAAGTTATCTAGTGAAGAGGCCGCGAGGCTCAGGGAAGCAAAGGTCGTAGCGGTATTTTTTGTATCGGTCATGCACCGATTATCGTGATTGGGATGGTCACGGGGCCGTCGTTGACCAAATGAACTTTCATATCCGCGCCAAAGATGCCTGTTTGCACGTTGGGGTGTTGCACTTTGGCTTGCGCCACAAATGCGTCATACAAGCGACGACCCTCGTCTGCGGGCGCTGCGCTGGTGAAGCTGGGGCGCGTGCCGCTGCTGGTGTCGGCCGCCAAGGTGAACTGGCTGACCACCAACAAACCGCCATTCACATCCACCACGCTGCGGTTCATCTTGCCTGCATCGTCGTAGAACACGCGCAGCTTCAGAATTTTGTCGAGCATCTTTTGGCCGACGGCTTCGGTGTCACCTTTCTCGGCACACAGCAACATCATCAAGCCTTGGGTAATTTCACCCACTGTTTGGCCATCCACCAACACACGCGCCTCACTCACGCGTTGCAACACTACTTTCATGCGCCGTCTTTCGGATCGTCGAAATGCGCTTCCACATCACTGGGGAGAAGCTGAATAGTGGCGCGCAGACCGGGCACCGCTTTCATCAATGCTTGCTCTACATTGCCGCGCAAGTTGGCCGCTAAGCCGAGCGACCAATCCGCAGGCATGTGCATGTGCATATCCACAAAGCGACGCTGCCCCGCTTTACGCGTGATCACATGGTCAAACCGCACCACGTGCACATGCTGAGCCCACGACTCTTCGTGACCGAGAGAGAAGTCTTCCAGCACTTTTTGTATCTGTGCTTGCACCTCGGGCTCAACCGCTTCGTCCATCAAGCCTTGCGATGCGCCCCAAATCAAATGCCAACCTTCTTTGAGAATGTTGATGGCCACACCTATCGCCACCACGGCATCGAGCCACAACCAACCGCTGTAGCTCACCAATGCAATGCCCGATACCACGCCCACCGACGTCCACACATCGGTCACCAAGTGACGTGCATCCGCTTCTAGCGCGATAGAACGATGTGTTTTAGCGGCACGAAACATGACCCAAGCCAACAAGCCATTCAGCACCGAGCTGGCGACCGACAAGGCCAAACCAAGGCCCACTTGCTCCAAAGGCTGCGGGTCAAATATGCGATGGCTGGCCGCCCAAATGATGCCCAGCGCAGCCACCACAATGAGAATTCCTTCAAAGCCAGACGAAAAATATTCGGCTTTGTGGTGGCCATACGGATGATCCTCATCCGCAGGCATAGCGGCGACGGTCACCATCATCAAACCAAATATCGCGCTGGCTAAGTTGACCAGCGACTCCATCGCATCGGATAACAAACCCACCGAATCGGTGAGGTGCCATGCCAAGGTTTTGAGTGCGATGGTGATGCATGCCACCACAACCGAAGCCCAAAGCAGACCTTTGGGCGAGAGCCATTTTTCAAGGGTGTGGGTGTTCATGCACGCAGTCTAGTGGCGCTCTGTTATGCCAAGGTGACACGCGCAAATTTGCGCTTGCCCACTTGCACCACAAACGTACCCGCATCCAACTTCAAACCTTTGTCGCTGACCACACTGGAGTCCACGCGCACGCCACCGCCGTCAATCAAACGGTTGGCTTCGCTGCTGGAAGGCGCCAAGCCTGCGGCTTTGAGCAAGGCGCCAATGCCCATGGGTGCGCCGCTGAGCGATACCTCTGGAATTTCATCGGGCACGCCGCCTTTGCTGCGGTTGATAAAGTCTTGCTCTGCGGCTTCGGCTGCAGCTGCACCGTGGAAACGTGCGGTGATTTCTTTGGCCAAAGCCACCTTGGCGTCTTTGGGATTGCGACCGCCTTCGATTTCTTTTTTCAAGGCTTCAATATCCGCCATCGACTTGAACGACAGCAAGGTGTACCAACGCCACATGAGCACGTCAGAGATGGACAGCACCTTGGCAAACATGGTGTTGGGTTCTTCGCTGATGCCGATGTAGTTGTTCTTGGACTTGGACATTTTGTCAACGCCGTCCAAGCCTTCAAGCAGCGGCATGGTCAAGATGCACTGCGCTTCTTGGCCGTATTCAGCTTGCAAATGGCGGCCCATGAGCAGGTTGAATTTTTGGTCTGTGCCACCCAATTCCAAATCAGACTTCAAAGCCACCGAGTCGTAGCCCTGCATGAGCGGGTACAAAAACTCGTGCACGCTGATGGGCGTGTTGGCGTGGAAGCGGTCATGAAAGTCGTTGCGCTCCATCATGCGCGCCACGGTGTACTTCGATGCCAACTGAATCATGCCCATGGAGCCCAGCGGAATGCACCACTCGCTGTTGTAACGAATTTCGGTTTTGGCGGGGTCGAGCACCAATGAGGCTTGCTTGTAATACGTCTCGGCGTTAACCTTGATTTGCTCAGGCGTGAGCGGTGGGCGTGTGCTGTTACGTCCTGATGGGTCACCAATCAAACTGGTGAAGTCGCCAATCAAAAATATGACCTGATGCCCCAAGTCTTGCAACTGACGCATTTTGTTGAGCACCACGGTGTGGCCGATGTGGATGTCGGGCGCGGTGGGGTCTAGGCCCAATTTGATGCGCAAGGGCTGACCCGTGGCTTCTGAGCGCGCGAGCTTTTTTACCCAGGCGTCTTCTGGAATCAGTTCTTCGCAGCCGCGTTTGGTGACAGCCAAGGCTTCGAGGACACGGTCAGTCACTGGGTGAACAACGGGGTGAGTTTGTAAAGATGCTTGATTCATAAGGATTTTTTACCATCCAAGGTATACTTGACGGTTTGGTGTTTGAGCCTGATTTTAGAGGCCCAAACCTTGAGGCTTTGGGCTGACGTCCCCGCCTTCTACCTACTGCTGGAGAAATACCTTGCAGACATCGTTTTCTTTGTGGGTCACGCGCCTACAAAACAGCCTTCACACACAACACCGCCGCGTTTTGGCGGGCGTGGCCATCGCACTCTCCGTCCTCGGTGGCGGTGCATTTGCAGTCGCCAACTTGGATGACGGCGCCTCCAAACTTCCCTTGCGCCAAGTGGTGGAAAGCGTCAATACCTTGTCGCTGCCCAGCTTGTGGGCTGATCCATTACTGCAACTGTTCCGCTCGGACGTCACCCGCTCGAGCGACTCAGCCGACAGCCTGCTTTCGCGCTTGGGCCTGAGCGATCCAGAAGCCGCTGCTTACCTACGTGATGCACGCACCCCGCGCCAAAAGTTCATCGGTCGTGCAGGCCGTCTTGTCAGCGTGACGGGTGACACCGAACACAAACTCACACGCCTGACCGCTCGCTGGGCCAACGACGATGGCGAGAGCTTCACCCGCTGGGTGATGGAGCGCACCCCCAACGGTTTCACAGAGCACGAAGAGACAGCACGCTTGAACGTGAGCACCCGCATGAGCAACGGCACGATTCAAAGCTCGTTGTTCGCGGCTACGGATGATGCCAACATCCCCGACAGCGTGGCCAGCCAGTTGGCTGACATCTTTGCGGGCGACATCGACTTTCACCGCGCCCTGCGCAAGGGTGACCGATTTGCTGTGGTGTATGAGTCGCTCGAAGCCGATGGCGAAGTGCTTCGCACAGGCCGCGTGATCTCGGCCGAGTTTGTGAACAACGGCAAAACACATCAAGCGTTTTGGTTCAAAGAAGCCGGCTCCAAAGAAGGCGGCTACTACAACGCTGACGGCATCAGTCTGCGCCGCGCCTACTTGGCATCACCCCTCGCCTTCTCGCGCATGACCAGTGGCTTCAAAATGCGCTTTCACCCTATTCTGCAAACTTGGCGCGCCCACTTGGGCGTGGACTATGCAGCGCCCACCGGCACGCCGGTGCGCAGCGTGGGTCAAGGCATTGTGGACGTAGCTGGCTCACAGGGGGGCTTTGGCAATGTGGTGATGGTCAAACACGCCAGCGGCCAAACCACCGTTTACGCGCACTTGAGTCGCATCAACGTCAAACGTGGCCAGTCTGTCATGCAAGGCCAAACACTCGGCTTGGTCGGTTCAACCGGCTGGGCCACGGGTCCACATTTGCACTTTGAGTTTCGTGTGAACGGTCAGCACAAAGACCCGCTCACCATGGCTCGCCAAAGCGTGGCGGTGGAAGTGTCTGCCGCAGCACGCGAGCAGTTCAAGCGCCACGCAGCCATCGCCAAAGTTGACCTCGCCGCTGCAGCCACCAGCCAAGTGAGCAGCGCCGAATAAATGTCGACGGCAGGAACATCACAGAAGCTTTTCATTGGCTTGATGTCGGGCACCTCGCTCGATGGTGTAGACGGAGTGTTGGCAGATTTCAGTGGCGCTCAGCCACGCGTCTTGGCACACCACGCCATGCCTTTTGCGCCAACACTCAAACAAGAACTGCTCGCGCTCAACACCCCGTCTGACAACGAACTACACCGCGCCGCCTTAGCGGCCAACGGTCTGGTGCGCGTGTACGCGCAAACCGTGCAAGCCTTGCTGGCAGTCACACACACAAGCGCCAGCGATGTATGCGCTATCGGCGCCCACGGCCAAACTGTGCGGCACAAGCCAGGCGCGTTTGATGGCACGGGCTACACGCTGCAACTCATCAATCCAGCTTTGCTGGCCGAGCTCACCGGCATTGATGTGGTGGCCGATTTCCGCAGTCGCGATGTGGCTGCAGGTGGCCAAGGGGCGCCGCTGGTGCCCGTGTTTCACCAAGGCATCTTTTGCCAACCTGACCACACCGTGGGCGTGCTCAACATTGGCGGCATTGCCAACCTCAGCGTGCTGCACGCGAATGGCGATGTGCTGGGTTTTGACTGCGGCCCTGGTAACGCGCTGCTCGACCACTGGTGCCAAGCGCACACCGGCTATGCCTTTGACAACAACGGCGCATGGGGCGCTAGCGGCAACGTGATTGAACCTTTGTTGCAAGCCATGCTGGCCGAGCCTTTTTTGCACCAAGCACCCCCCAAAAGCACGGGGCGCGATTTGTTCCACCCCACTTGGTTAGCGCAGCAGTTGAGCGGCTTTGCTAACGCCAACGCTGCCGATGTGCAAGCCACCCTCACCGAGTTCACCGCACGCACTTGCGTGAATGATGTGCTGCGCCATGCAGCAGATGCATCTGAGCTCATCGTGTGTGGTGGTGGCGCGTTGAATGGGTTGCTGATGCAACGCTTGCAGGCGGGCTTACCCAAGGTGCGCGTGTTGTCATCCGCTGAACGCGGCATGCCGCCTTTGCAAGTCGAAGCAGCCGCCTTTGCCTGGCTGGCTCGCCAAACCGTACTGGGCCTGCCGGGCAACCTACCAAAAGTAACGGGCGCTCAAGGCGCCCGCATACTGGGTGGAATTTTTAAAGCCTGAGCTTTAAGCGTCGGTCGATCAAGCTGAGAACGACGAACCGCAGCCGCAAGTGGATGTCGCGTTCGGGTTCTTGATGACGAACTGAGCGCCCTGCAAGTCTTCTTTGTAGTCAATCTCTGCGCCCACCAAGTATTGGTAGCTCATCGCATCAACCAGCAAAGACACGCCGTTTTTGTTGATGGTGGTGTCATCTTCGTTCACGATTTCATCGAACGTGAAACCGTATTGAAAACCTGAACAGCCGCCGCCTTGCACGAACACGCGCAACTTCAATTCAGGGTTGCCTTCTTCCGCAATCAGGTCGGCCACTTTGGCCGCCGCGCTGTCGGTGAAGACGAATGGGGATGGCATTTCTGTTTGGACGTTTTCGGCAACTGCGCTCATGTAAGGACTCCTGAATCAATGCCTAAAAGTATATCGCTTTACTCGGGTATAGCACTGCACAAGGCCCGAGAAACGCTATTGCCGATGTGGGCATTGCCCCATCTACACGGACTTGATAGCGCCAATAAAAAAGCCGCAAGGGAGAACCCATGCGGCTTTTGGCAAAACAGAAAGCGGATTAACGCTTGCTGAACTGCTTGCGGCGACGAGCAGAGTGCAAGCCAACCTTTTTACGTTCGACTTCACGAGCATCGCGAGTCACGTAACCGGCTTGTGACAGGACGGGCTTCAAAGCTGCGTCGTAGTCGATCAAAGCGCGGGTAATACCGTGACGCACTGCACCAGCTTGGCCAGACTCACCACCGCCGTGCACGTTGACTTGAATGTCAAACGCTTCGCCGTTGTTGGTCAGCATCAAGGGTTGCTTCGAAATCATGATCGAGGTTTGACGGCCGAAATATGCGGCGATGTCTTTACCGTTGATCGTGATTTTGCCGGAGCCTTTTTTCAGAAACACGCGAGCGACGCTTGATTTGCGACGGCCGGTGCCGTTGTTCCATTCACCAATCATTTCAGCTCCTTAGATGTCCAGCACTTTAGGCTGTTGTGCGGTGTGTGGGTGCTCAGCACCGCCATACACCTTGAGCTTTTTGATCATGGCGTAGCCGAGTGGGCCTTTAGGCAACATGCCTTTGACGGCCTTCTCGAATGCGCGGCCAGGGTGCTTGGCTTGCATGTCACGGAAGTTTGTAGCTGTGATACCGCCTGGATAACCAGAGTGACGGTAGTACACCTTATCCAAAGACTTGGTACCAGTGACCTTGAGTTTGGATGCGTTGATGATGACGATGAAGTCACCTGTATCGACGTGGGGTGTGTAAATGGCTTTGTGTTTGCCGCGTAAACGGAGAGCAACTTCGCTGGCTACTCGTCCGAGCACCTTATCGGTGGCGTCAATCACAAACCACTCATGCACCACGTCAGCGGGTTTTGCGCTGAATGTAGACATAGTTAAATCCTAAAAGGAGAGTTGGTTTGTAGGGTCCTTTTCCACGGTCGGCGTTCTTCTGTTGAGAACCTCTTAGGTGGGAAGTGCTTCTTTCGAAGCCTCTGCCGCGGGACCACTCAAACGCTGCAGAGCCAAAGATTATAAGCAAAATCAAGTGCTTAGCGCAAATCTGGCCAAAACAAGGCGGTTTGGCGGGTTACCATCCGGCCCATGTTCAGTTATCGCCACGCTTTTCACGCCGGAAACCACGCCGACGTCCTCAAACACCTCACTTTGATTGCCACTTTGAAGCATTTGATGCAAAAAGACGCAGGCATTCAGTTTGTGGACACGCACGCAGGCGCTGGCCTGTACCGCCTAGACGGCGACTATGCCGAGAAAAGCGGCGAAGCCGCCGAAGGCGTGCTGAAGCTGCTCAACCTCAAAGGCCCCGCCGCCTTGACCGACTATCTTGAAATGGTGGCCGGCTTCAACGCCAAAGGCAGCAGCAAGATTTACCCTGGCTCGCCGTTCATCATTCACAAGCTGTT contains:
- a CDS encoding cation diffusion facilitator family transporter; its protein translation is MNTHTLEKWLSPKGLLWASVVVACITIALKTLAWHLTDSVGLLSDAMESLVNLASAIFGLMMVTVAAMPADEDHPYGHHKAEYFSSGFEGILIVVAALGIIWAASHRIFDPQPLEQVGLGLALSVASSVLNGLLAWVMFRAAKTHRSIALEADARHLVTDVWTSVGVVSGIALVSYSGWLWLDAVVAIGVAINILKEGWHLIWGASQGLMDEAVEPEVQAQIQKVLEDFSLGHEESWAQHVHVVRFDHVITRKAGQRRFVDMHMHMPADWSLGLAANLRGNVEQALMKAVPGLRATIQLLPSDVEAHFDDPKDGA
- the tyrS gene encoding tyrosine--tRNA ligase; protein product: MNQASLQTHPVVHPVTDRVLEALAVTKRGCEELIPEDAWVKKLARSEATGQPLRIKLGLDPTAPDIHIGHTVVLNKMRQLQDLGHQVIFLIGDFTSLIGDPSGRNSTRPPLTPEQIKVNAETYYKQASLVLDPAKTEIRYNSEWCIPLGSMGMIQLASKYTVARMMERNDFHDRFHANTPISVHEFLYPLMQGYDSVALKSDLELGGTDQKFNLLMGRHLQAEYGQEAQCILTMPLLEGLDGVDKMSKSKNNYIGISEEPNTMFAKVLSISDVLMWRWYTLLSFKSMADIEALKKEIEGGRNPKDAKVALAKEITARFHGAAAAEAAEQDFINRSKGGVPDEIPEVSLSGAPMGIGALLKAAGLAPSSSEANRLIDGGGVRVDSSVVSDKGLKLDAGTFVVQVGKRKFARVTLA
- a CDS encoding M23 family metallopeptidase, which encodes MQTSFSLWVTRLQNSLHTQHRRVLAGVAIALSVLGGGAFAVANLDDGASKLPLRQVVESVNTLSLPSLWADPLLQLFRSDVTRSSDSADSLLSRLGLSDPEAAAYLRDARTPRQKFIGRAGRLVSVTGDTEHKLTRLTARWANDDGESFTRWVMERTPNGFTEHEETARLNVSTRMSNGTIQSSLFAATDDANIPDSVASQLADIFAGDIDFHRALRKGDRFAVVYESLEADGEVLRTGRVISAEFVNNGKTHQAFWFKEAGSKEGGYYNADGISLRRAYLASPLAFSRMTSGFKMRFHPILQTWRAHLGVDYAAPTGTPVRSVGQGIVDVAGSQGGFGNVVMVKHASGQTTVYAHLSRINVKRGQSVMQGQTLGLVGSTGWATGPHLHFEFRVNGQHKDPLTMARQSVAVEVSAAAREQFKRHAAIAKVDLAAAATSQVSSAE
- a CDS encoding anhydro-N-acetylmuramic acid kinase, with the translated sequence MSTAGTSQKLFIGLMSGTSLDGVDGVLADFSGAQPRVLAHHAMPFAPTLKQELLALNTPSDNELHRAALAANGLVRVYAQTVQALLAVTHTSASDVCAIGAHGQTVRHKPGAFDGTGYTLQLINPALLAELTGIDVVADFRSRDVAAGGQGAPLVPVFHQGIFCQPDHTVGVLNIGGIANLSVLHANGDVLGFDCGPGNALLDHWCQAHTGYAFDNNGAWGASGNVIEPLLQAMLAEPFLHQAPPKSTGRDLFHPTWLAQQLSGFANANAADVQATLTEFTARTCVNDVLRHAADASELIVCGGGALNGLLMQRLQAGLPKVRVLSSAERGMPPLQVEAAAFAWLARQTVLGLPGNLPKVTGAQGARILGGIFKA
- the erpA gene encoding iron-sulfur cluster insertion protein ErpA, giving the protein MSAVAENVQTEMPSPFVFTDSAAAKVADLIAEEGNPELKLRVFVQGGGCSGFQYGFTFDEIVNEDDTTINKNGVSLLVDAMSYQYLVGAEIDYKEDLQGAQFVIKNPNATSTCGCGSSFSA
- the rpsI gene encoding 30S ribosomal protein S9, with amino-acid sequence MIGEWNNGTGRRKSSVARVFLKKGSGKITINGKDIAAYFGRQTSIMISKQPLMLTNNGEAFDIQVNVHGGGESGQAGAVRHGITRALIDYDAALKPVLSQAGYVTRDAREVERKKVGLHSARRRKQFSKR
- the rplM gene encoding 50S ribosomal protein L13, which gives rise to MSTFSAKPADVVHEWFVIDATDKVLGRVASEVALRLRGKHKAIYTPHVDTGDFIVIINASKLKVTGTKSLDKVYYRHSGYPGGITATNFRDMQAKHPGRAFEKAVKGMLPKGPLGYAMIKKLKVYGGAEHPHTAQQPKVLDI